Proteins found in one Oenanthe melanoleuca isolate GR-GAL-2019-014 chromosome 24, OMel1.0, whole genome shotgun sequence genomic segment:
- the LOC130262466 gene encoding junctional adhesion molecule-like isoform X4: MEMKVLLSLTLLLTWLERCSWAAGVFMEPQLRARAGDSVLLRCLFLDPDSKGGTLLKVDWLHKAGAGAQEEMVFYYYSSHGVPVGRFRSRVQWQGDVSRRDGSIRLHDLRLNDSGTYECELRLLEDSSIFKSQTELLVSSGPRGGGGGAERPEDAAPLRDSGLWPAVVGCGCVAVVVAFLAGLCVRKRFANVTALERMGKSSSKSKAEEAIYSSIPGAEVPKAEQEAKKKRRAEETYITMHPSHCRDNGVYVELAKRAIPTEWMAEGTQRDGQGQEPHSRPEEAFPPPPEQQK; the protein is encoded by the exons AGcgctgcagctgggctgcaggggtgtTCATGGAGCCCCAGCTCCGAGCTAGGGCTGGCGACTCCGTGCTGCTGCGCTGCCTCTTCCTGGACCCCGACAGCAAGGGAGGCACCCTGCTCAAGGTGGACTGGCTGCACAAGGCAGGAGCTGGCGCTCAG gaggAGATGGTGTTTTATTACTACAGCAGCCACGGGGTCCCGGTGGGCCGCTTCAGGAGCCGGGTGCAGTGGCAGGGGGACGTGTCCCGCCGGGACGGCTCCATCCGCCTGCACGACCTGCGGCTCAACGACAGCGGCACCTACGAGTGCGAGCTGCGGCTGCTGGAGGACAGCAGCATCTTCAAGAGCCAGACGGAGCTGCTGGTCAGCTCGGGACCCCGAG gaggaggaggaggagcggaGCGTCCCGAGGATGCTGCGCCCCTGAGAGACTCCGGGCTGTGGCCGGCCGTGgtgggctgtggctgtgtggcCGTGGTGGTGGCGTTCCTGGCCGGGCTATGCGTGAGGAAGAG GTTTGCAAACGTCACAGCCCTGGAGAGgatggggaaaagcagcagcaagagcaaggCAGAG GAAGCAATTTACTCCTCAATCCCCGGAGCTGAGGTACCCAAGGCTGAGCAGGAAGcaaagaagaagaggagagcTGAGGAGACGTACATAACCatg cacccatCTCACTGCCGGGACAACGGCGTCTACGTGGAGCTGGCCAAGAGGGCGATCCCGACAGAATGGatggcagaggggacacagcgggatggacagggccaggagcccCACAGCAGGCCAGAGGAGGCATTCCCCCCacctccagagcagcagaaatag
- the LOC130262466 gene encoding junctional adhesion molecule-like isoform X2 has protein sequence MEMKVLLSLTLLLTWLERCSWAAGVFMEPQLRARAGDSVLLRCLFLDPDSKGGTLLKVDWLHKAGAGAQEEMVFYYYSSHGVPVGRFRSRVQWQGDVSRRDGSIRLHDLRLNDSGTYECELRLLEDSSIFKSQTELLVSSGPRAGGGGGAERPEDAAPLRDSGLWPAVVGCGCVAVVVAFLAGLCVRKRFANVTALERMGKSSSKSKAEEAIYSSIPGAEVPKAEQEAKKKRRAEETYITMHPSHCRDNGVYVELAKRAIPTEWMAEGTQRDGQGQEPHSRPEEAFPPPPEQQK, from the exons AGcgctgcagctgggctgcaggggtgtTCATGGAGCCCCAGCTCCGAGCTAGGGCTGGCGACTCCGTGCTGCTGCGCTGCCTCTTCCTGGACCCCGACAGCAAGGGAGGCACCCTGCTCAAGGTGGACTGGCTGCACAAGGCAGGAGCTGGCGCTCAG gaggAGATGGTGTTTTATTACTACAGCAGCCACGGGGTCCCGGTGGGCCGCTTCAGGAGCCGGGTGCAGTGGCAGGGGGACGTGTCCCGCCGGGACGGCTCCATCCGCCTGCACGACCTGCGGCTCAACGACAGCGGCACCTACGAGTGCGAGCTGCGGCTGCTGGAGGACAGCAGCATCTTCAAGAGCCAGACGGAGCTGCTGGTCAGCTCGGGACCCCGAG caggaggaggaggaggagcggaGCGTCCCGAGGATGCTGCGCCCCTGAGAGACTCCGGGCTGTGGCCGGCCGTGgtgggctgtggctgtgtggcCGTGGTGGTGGCGTTCCTGGCCGGGCTATGCGTGAGGAAGAG GTTTGCAAACGTCACAGCCCTGGAGAGgatggggaaaagcagcagcaagagcaaggCAGAG GAAGCAATTTACTCCTCAATCCCCGGAGCTGAGGTACCCAAGGCTGAGCAGGAAGcaaagaagaagaggagagcTGAGGAGACGTACATAACCatg cacccatCTCACTGCCGGGACAACGGCGTCTACGTGGAGCTGGCCAAGAGGGCGATCCCGACAGAATGGatggcagaggggacacagcgggatggacagggccaggagcccCACAGCAGGCCAGAGGAGGCATTCCCCCCacctccagagcagcagaaatag
- the LOC130262466 gene encoding junctional adhesion molecule-like isoform X3: MEMKVLLSLTLLLTWLAERCSWAAGVFMEPQLRARAGDSVLLRCLFLDPDSKGGTLLKVDWLHKAGAGAQEEMVFYYYSSHGVPVGRFRSRVQWQGDVSRRDGSIRLHDLRLNDSGTYECELRLLEDSSIFKSQTELLVSSGPRGGGGGAERPEDAAPLRDSGLWPAVVGCGCVAVVVAFLAGLCVRKRFANVTALERMGKSSSKSKAEEAIYSSIPGAEVPKAEQEAKKKRRAEETYITMHPSHCRDNGVYVELAKRAIPTEWMAEGTQRDGQGQEPHSRPEEAFPPPPEQQK; encoded by the exons CAGAGcgctgcagctgggctgcaggggtgtTCATGGAGCCCCAGCTCCGAGCTAGGGCTGGCGACTCCGTGCTGCTGCGCTGCCTCTTCCTGGACCCCGACAGCAAGGGAGGCACCCTGCTCAAGGTGGACTGGCTGCACAAGGCAGGAGCTGGCGCTCAG gaggAGATGGTGTTTTATTACTACAGCAGCCACGGGGTCCCGGTGGGCCGCTTCAGGAGCCGGGTGCAGTGGCAGGGGGACGTGTCCCGCCGGGACGGCTCCATCCGCCTGCACGACCTGCGGCTCAACGACAGCGGCACCTACGAGTGCGAGCTGCGGCTGCTGGAGGACAGCAGCATCTTCAAGAGCCAGACGGAGCTGCTGGTCAGCTCGGGACCCCGAG gaggaggaggaggagcggaGCGTCCCGAGGATGCTGCGCCCCTGAGAGACTCCGGGCTGTGGCCGGCCGTGgtgggctgtggctgtgtggcCGTGGTGGTGGCGTTCCTGGCCGGGCTATGCGTGAGGAAGAG GTTTGCAAACGTCACAGCCCTGGAGAGgatggggaaaagcagcagcaagagcaaggCAGAG GAAGCAATTTACTCCTCAATCCCCGGAGCTGAGGTACCCAAGGCTGAGCAGGAAGcaaagaagaagaggagagcTGAGGAGACGTACATAACCatg cacccatCTCACTGCCGGGACAACGGCGTCTACGTGGAGCTGGCCAAGAGGGCGATCCCGACAGAATGGatggcagaggggacacagcgggatggacagggccaggagcccCACAGCAGGCCAGAGGAGGCATTCCCCCCacctccagagcagcagaaatag
- the LOC130262466 gene encoding junctional adhesion molecule-like isoform X1 translates to MEMKVLLSLTLLLTWLAERCSWAAGVFMEPQLRARAGDSVLLRCLFLDPDSKGGTLLKVDWLHKAGAGAQEEMVFYYYSSHGVPVGRFRSRVQWQGDVSRRDGSIRLHDLRLNDSGTYECELRLLEDSSIFKSQTELLVSSGPRAGGGGGAERPEDAAPLRDSGLWPAVVGCGCVAVVVAFLAGLCVRKRFANVTALERMGKSSSKSKAEEAIYSSIPGAEVPKAEQEAKKKRRAEETYITMHPSHCRDNGVYVELAKRAIPTEWMAEGTQRDGQGQEPHSRPEEAFPPPPEQQK, encoded by the exons CAGAGcgctgcagctgggctgcaggggtgtTCATGGAGCCCCAGCTCCGAGCTAGGGCTGGCGACTCCGTGCTGCTGCGCTGCCTCTTCCTGGACCCCGACAGCAAGGGAGGCACCCTGCTCAAGGTGGACTGGCTGCACAAGGCAGGAGCTGGCGCTCAG gaggAGATGGTGTTTTATTACTACAGCAGCCACGGGGTCCCGGTGGGCCGCTTCAGGAGCCGGGTGCAGTGGCAGGGGGACGTGTCCCGCCGGGACGGCTCCATCCGCCTGCACGACCTGCGGCTCAACGACAGCGGCACCTACGAGTGCGAGCTGCGGCTGCTGGAGGACAGCAGCATCTTCAAGAGCCAGACGGAGCTGCTGGTCAGCTCGGGACCCCGAG caggaggaggaggaggagcggaGCGTCCCGAGGATGCTGCGCCCCTGAGAGACTCCGGGCTGTGGCCGGCCGTGgtgggctgtggctgtgtggcCGTGGTGGTGGCGTTCCTGGCCGGGCTATGCGTGAGGAAGAG GTTTGCAAACGTCACAGCCCTGGAGAGgatggggaaaagcagcagcaagagcaaggCAGAG GAAGCAATTTACTCCTCAATCCCCGGAGCTGAGGTACCCAAGGCTGAGCAGGAAGcaaagaagaagaggagagcTGAGGAGACGTACATAACCatg cacccatCTCACTGCCGGGACAACGGCGTCTACGTGGAGCTGGCCAAGAGGGCGATCCCGACAGAATGGatggcagaggggacacagcgggatggacagggccaggagcccCACAGCAGGCCAGAGGAGGCATTCCCCCCacctccagagcagcagaaatag